The proteins below are encoded in one region of Sporosarcina sp. FSL K6-1508:
- the spxA gene encoding transcriptional regulator SpxA, whose amino-acid sequence MVTLFTSPSCTSCRKAKAWLEEHEIPYTERNIFSEPLNIDEIKEILRMTEDGTDEIISTRSKIFQKLNVDVESLPLQRLYELIQEHPGLLRRPIILDEKRLQVGYNEDEIRRFLPRKVRAYQLLEARRMVN is encoded by the coding sequence ATGGTCACATTATTTACTTCACCTAGCTGTACATCATGCAGAAAAGCGAAAGCATGGTTGGAGGAACACGAGATTCCGTATACTGAACGTAACATTTTTTCGGAACCATTGAATATTGATGAGATAAAAGAAATTCTACGTATGACTGAAGATGGAACAGATGAAATTATATCGACTCGTTCGAAAATTTTCCAAAAATTAAACGTTGATGTGGAAAGCCTTCCATTACAACGCCTATATGAATTAATCCAAGAACATCCTGGTCTTTTAAGAAGACCAATCATCCTTGATGAGAAAAGACTTCAAGTGGGGTATAATGAAGATGAGATTCGCCGATTCTTACCGAGAAAAGTAAGAGCCTATCAGTTGCTTGAAGCGCGACGCATGGTTAACTAA
- a CDS encoding putative glycoside hydrolase, with product MKLMKLLPAMLLTAALAFPTVSDAGEMKKLEDFAERTYGFKAIDETSIASSGLFRFDSGLTFEYPDAVRGVYVTGHSAGGERFNYLTDLLDKTDLNAMVIDIKDDFGNITYKPADDSPLKALNIGKPYIKDPQELLKTLEEKKIYPIARIVVFKDSVLAEKRPELSFMDGESVWKNGRGESFVNPFMKEVWDHNVNIAIEAAKMGFQEIQFDYVRFPEGFENRHDTLKYTYESYAESELDPIQRRVEAITEFVAYAQEQLEPYGAKVSVDIFGYAATLPEAPGIGQNFGKIAENVDVISAMIYPSHWTSYFGIKKPDLEPYKLVSEYAKLENTKLAELENQPISRPWLQDFSAPWLGSGNYLKYGKTEVEAQIKGLKDNGINEYLLWNAGNKYSQGVNYKP from the coding sequence ATGAAATTAATGAAGTTGTTGCCGGCTATGCTGCTCACTGCTGCACTGGCATTTCCGACTGTGTCCGATGCTGGAGAAATGAAAAAACTGGAAGACTTTGCAGAACGTACATATGGATTTAAAGCAATTGATGAGACTTCTATTGCAAGCTCGGGATTGTTTCGTTTTGATTCAGGGCTAACATTTGAGTACCCGGATGCAGTTCGGGGTGTTTACGTTACAGGGCACTCAGCAGGCGGAGAACGCTTTAATTATCTTACAGACTTGCTGGATAAGACAGATTTGAATGCCATGGTCATTGATATTAAAGATGATTTTGGAAACATTACATATAAACCGGCAGATGATTCGCCACTGAAAGCATTGAATATCGGGAAACCGTATATAAAAGACCCACAAGAGCTGTTAAAAACACTAGAAGAAAAGAAAATTTATCCCATCGCCCGCATTGTTGTATTTAAGGATAGCGTCCTTGCGGAAAAACGTCCTGAGCTTTCATTCATGGATGGTGAAAGCGTGTGGAAAAATGGAAGGGGAGAATCATTTGTCAATCCTTTTATGAAAGAAGTATGGGATCACAACGTCAATATTGCGATTGAAGCTGCCAAAATGGGCTTCCAAGAAATTCAGTTCGATTATGTCCGTTTTCCTGAAGGTTTTGAAAACCGGCATGATACACTGAAGTATACGTATGAATCCTATGCAGAGTCAGAGCTGGATCCGATACAACGTCGGGTTGAAGCGATTACAGAATTCGTAGCTTACGCTCAGGAGCAATTGGAGCCTTATGGAGCCAAAGTATCCGTGGACATTTTCGGGTACGCAGCAACGCTTCCAGAAGCGCCTGGCATCGGTCAGAACTTCGGGAAGATAGCTGAAAACGTAGATGTGATCTCAGCAATGATTTACCCAAGTCATTGGACGTCATATTTTGGAATTAAGAAACCGGACCTCGAACCGTATAAACTTGTTTCAGAATACGCAAAACTTGAAAACACTAAACTGGCTGAACTTGAAAATCAGCCCATCTCTCGCCCGTGGCTTCAAGACTTCAGTGCACCATGGCTAGGTTCAGGGAATTATTTGAAGTACGGGAAAACAGAAGTTGAAGCACAAATAAAAGGACTGAAAGATAACGGAATTAACGAGTATTTGCTCTGGAATGCCGGTAATAAGTATTCTCAAGGCGTCAATTACAAACCATAA
- a CDS encoding ABC transporter ATP-binding protein has protein sequence MAEKLLEIKNLKQYFNVGKKNEVRAVDDVTFDIYKGETLGIVGESGCGKSTTGRTIIRLYDATGGEVIYNGIDVHAKKSKKELKSFNRKMQMIFQDPYASLNPRMKVLDIIAEGLDIHGLVKNAKERTARVHELLETVGLNREHANRYPHEFSGGQRQRLGIARALAVEPEFIIADEPISALDVSIQAQVVNLLKELQEEKGLTYLFIAHDLSMVKYISDRIGVMHFGKLVEIGPAETLYTAPLHPYTQSLLSAIPLPDPDYERNRIRKSYDPKSHNYREDEEVTMREVTAGHFVLCSQREFESFKK, from the coding sequence ATGGCTGAAAAATTACTTGAAATCAAAAACTTGAAGCAGTATTTCAATGTTGGTAAAAAAAATGAAGTACGTGCTGTTGACGATGTAACATTTGATATCTATAAAGGTGAAACACTTGGTATAGTCGGTGAATCGGGTTGTGGTAAATCAACGACTGGCCGAACAATCATTCGTCTTTACGATGCGACAGGTGGGGAAGTCATCTATAATGGCATCGATGTGCATGCGAAAAAGTCGAAAAAAGAATTGAAATCCTTTAACCGGAAAATGCAGATGATTTTCCAGGATCCCTATGCATCGCTAAATCCTCGAATGAAAGTGCTTGATATTATCGCTGAGGGACTGGATATCCATGGCCTTGTGAAAAATGCGAAGGAGCGAACTGCTCGTGTCCACGAGTTGCTTGAAACGGTTGGTCTGAACCGTGAGCACGCAAACCGTTACCCGCATGAGTTTTCAGGCGGGCAGCGTCAGCGCTTAGGTATTGCACGCGCACTTGCTGTTGAACCGGAATTTATCATTGCCGATGAGCCGATTTCAGCATTGGATGTATCCATTCAGGCGCAAGTAGTAAACTTATTGAAAGAGCTTCAAGAAGAAAAAGGATTGACTTATTTATTTATCGCACATGATTTGTCGATGGTGAAATATATCTCTGATCGGATTGGCGTTATGCACTTCGGTAAACTGGTTGAAATAGGACCTGCAGAAACGTTATATACTGCACCTTTACACCCTTATACACAATCGTTGTTATCTGCGATTCCATTACCGGATCCAGATTATGAGCGAAACCGTATACGCAAAAGCTATGACCCAAAGTCGCATAATTATCGTGAGGACGAAGAAGTAACAATGCGCGAAGTGACAGCAGGACACTTTGTTCTTTGTTCACAGCGTGAATTCGAATCATTTAAAAAGTAA
- a CDS encoding ABC transporter ATP-binding protein produces MEKIIEVKNLELSFHTFAGEVKAIRGVDFEVFKGETLAIVGESGSGKSVTTKSIMRLLPESSSEFKNGEILFEGKDLLKISEKEMQKVRGKDISMIFQDPMTSLNPTMPIGKQIMEPILKHQKLSKAEAQKKSIELLGLVGMPQPELRIKQYPHQFSGGQRQRIVIAIALACNPKLLIADEPTTALDVTIQGQILELMKDLQKKIDTSIIFITHDLGVVANVADRVAVMYGGQIVEVGTVDEIFYNPQHPYTWGLLSSMPSMDASDEKLYAIPGTPPDLLSPPKGDAFALRSEYALKIDLEQVPPLFKVSETHYAATWLLHPDAPHVDPPAAVVERMKKFPGSRYYEGNAGGVR; encoded by the coding sequence ATGGAAAAAATAATTGAAGTGAAAAACCTTGAGCTTTCCTTCCATACATTTGCAGGTGAAGTGAAAGCGATACGCGGAGTAGATTTTGAAGTGTTTAAAGGAGAGACGCTTGCAATTGTAGGAGAGTCGGGTTCAGGTAAATCGGTAACGACAAAATCCATCATGCGTCTTCTTCCGGAATCTAGTAGTGAGTTCAAAAATGGCGAGATTTTATTCGAAGGAAAAGATCTGCTTAAAATCTCTGAAAAAGAAATGCAAAAAGTACGTGGAAAAGACATTTCGATGATCTTCCAGGATCCGATGACTTCTCTTAATCCAACGATGCCAATTGGCAAACAAATTATGGAACCCATATTAAAACATCAAAAACTAAGCAAAGCAGAAGCACAAAAAAAGTCTATTGAATTACTTGGGCTTGTTGGTATGCCACAACCCGAATTACGCATAAAGCAATATCCGCACCAATTTTCAGGTGGGCAACGTCAACGTATTGTTATTGCCATAGCGTTGGCATGTAATCCAAAGCTTCTAATTGCAGATGAACCGACGACTGCACTTGACGTAACAATCCAAGGACAAATCTTGGAATTGATGAAAGATTTACAAAAGAAAATAGATACATCTATTATCTTCATTACACATGATCTTGGTGTTGTTGCAAACGTGGCAGATCGTGTAGCGGTTATGTACGGCGGTCAGATTGTAGAAGTGGGGACAGTTGATGAAATCTTCTATAACCCGCAGCATCCTTATACATGGGGGCTTTTAAGTTCTATGCCGTCAATGGACGCATCTGATGAAAAATTGTATGCGATACCTGGAACGCCACCGGATTTGTTGAGTCCGCCAAAAGGAGATGCATTTGCACTCCGTAGTGAATATGCACTGAAAATTGATCTGGAACAAGTTCCTCCATTATTTAAAGTGAGTGAAACACATTATGCGGCAACGTGGCTGCTCCATCCGGATGCGCCTCATGTGGATCCTCCGGCAGCGGTCGTAGAGCGTATGAAAAAGTTCCCTGGCAGCCGGTATTATGAAGGCAACGCAGGAGGTGTTCGATAA
- the opp3C gene encoding oligopeptide ABC transporter permease codes for MPNNLEKLPKGSFERITIDSSHAEKISKPSLSFWQDAWLRIRKNKAAIVSAFILLFIVFMAFAGPYMVDYDPEDVKVSHANLPPKVPGLEKLGIFDGHGKMGSKTIDLYKVKKVEGYYWFGTDSLGRDLFSRLWKGTQISLYIALVAAVIDVVIGVIYGGISGYYGGRTDDIMQRIVEVLIGIPTLVIVILMLMVMDPGIWAIIIAISITGWIGMSRIVRGQVLKFKNQEFVLAAKTLGASDKRIIGKHILPNIMSIIIINMMFTIPTAIFFEAFLSFIGLGLQPPAASLGTLINDGYKFLEYQPHMLFFPALIISLLMIAFNLIGDGLRDALDPKMKD; via the coding sequence ATGCCCAACAACTTAGAGAAATTGCCAAAAGGCTCATTTGAACGAATCACAATTGACAGTTCACATGCCGAAAAAATTTCAAAACCTAGCTTAAGTTTCTGGCAAGATGCTTGGCTTCGGATTCGTAAAAACAAGGCAGCAATTGTCAGTGCGTTCATTTTGCTATTCATCGTGTTTATGGCGTTTGCAGGACCCTATATGGTTGATTATGACCCAGAAGATGTAAAAGTTTCACATGCAAACTTGCCGCCAAAAGTTCCGGGGCTTGAAAAGTTAGGGATTTTTGACGGTCACGGTAAAATGGGTTCAAAAACGATTGATCTTTATAAAGTGAAAAAAGTAGAGGGATATTACTGGTTTGGAACAGATAGTCTTGGCCGTGACTTATTTTCCCGTCTATGGAAAGGTACTCAAATCTCACTTTACATTGCGTTAGTTGCAGCGGTCATTGATGTGGTGATCGGTGTAATCTATGGAGGAATCTCCGGGTATTACGGAGGCCGGACAGATGACATCATGCAACGAATTGTGGAGGTCCTAATTGGAATTCCGACGCTTGTCATTGTCATTCTTATGTTAATGGTTATGGATCCAGGAATATGGGCGATTATTATTGCGATATCCATAACCGGTTGGATTGGTATGTCGCGTATTGTACGGGGACAAGTGCTGAAATTTAAAAACCAAGAATTTGTACTTGCAGCTAAAACACTTGGTGCGAGCGATAAACGTATTATCGGAAAGCATATCCTGCCAAATATCATGTCAATTATTATCATTAACATGATGTTCACGATTCCGACAGCGATATTCTTCGAAGCATTTTTAAGCTTTATTGGGCTCGGTCTTCAACCGCCGGCAGCGTCCCTTGGGACACTTATCAATGATGGCTATAAATTCCTTGAATATCAACCGCATATGTTGTTCTTCCCAGCACTAATAATCAGTCTTCTAATGATTGCATTCAACCTAATAGGAGACGGATTGCGTGATGCACTCGATCCGAAAATGAAAGACTAA
- the opp3b gene encoding oligopeptide ABC transporter permease translates to MTKYITKRVVYMFLSLFLIASFTFILMKMLPGSPLASAAKLSEEQREVVYEKYGLNDPIPVQYVRYMGNLAKGDFGVSFQYKNADVSTLILKKLKYSAILGAQAIVFGTIIGIILGMIAALKQNTVWDYGSTIVAILGISIPSFVFAALLQYVFTVYWEVLPVGLWNGWTSSILPSIALAMGPIAISARFIRTEMIEVLGSDYIMLAKAKGANWFEIAFKHAFRNALIPLVTVLGPVAAGLLTGSLVVEQIFAIPGIGEQFVKSINSNDFSVIMGTTMFFSVFLIVIILIVDILYGIIDPRIRLSGGDK, encoded by the coding sequence ATGACAAAATACATTACAAAACGTGTAGTATACATGTTTCTATCACTCTTTCTAATTGCTTCATTTACTTTCATTCTTATGAAGATGCTTCCAGGATCCCCGCTTGCATCCGCAGCAAAATTAAGCGAAGAACAACGAGAAGTTGTCTATGAAAAATATGGACTGAATGATCCGATACCTGTTCAATATGTTCGCTATATGGGCAATCTGGCGAAAGGCGATTTTGGTGTATCATTCCAGTATAAAAACGCTGATGTATCGACACTTATTTTGAAAAAATTGAAGTACTCAGCCATTCTCGGTGCCCAAGCAATTGTTTTTGGGACAATAATCGGAATTATTTTGGGGATGATTGCAGCACTGAAACAGAATACGGTATGGGATTATGGAAGTACAATCGTGGCGATTCTTGGTATTTCAATACCATCCTTTGTCTTTGCTGCACTGCTCCAATATGTATTTACAGTCTATTGGGAAGTGCTTCCGGTCGGGTTATGGAATGGCTGGACGTCCAGTATCCTTCCTTCAATCGCCTTGGCAATGGGACCGATAGCGATATCTGCCAGATTTATCCGAACGGAAATGATTGAAGTATTAGGTTCAGACTATATCATGCTTGCAAAAGCTAAAGGTGCTAACTGGTTTGAAATCGCTTTCAAACATGCATTCCGAAATGCACTTATCCCACTAGTAACAGTATTGGGACCGGTTGCTGCAGGTTTGTTGACGGGTTCACTCGTCGTAGAGCAAATTTTTGCAATTCCTGGTATCGGTGAACAATTCGTCAAATCCATTAACTCGAATGACTTCTCTGTCATTATGGGTACGACAATGTTCTTCTCAGTATTCCTTATTGTTATTATTTTGATTGTGGATATTCTTTACGGGATTATCGACCCACGTATTCGTTTGTCCGGAGGTGACAAGTAA
- a CDS encoding peptide ABC transporter substrate-binding protein produces the protein MKNPKFMWLISLMLVLSVFLAACGAKEEDTSKDTGKDKDKGTTEETGGDNEQVLNLIESAEIPSVDSSLVEDAVGFNVLNNVMEGLYRLDENSLPVPAMAESEAEISEDGLTYTFKLRDAEWSNGTPVTAHDFVYAWQRAIDPATASPYGPYMMDGMVKGATEIGKKEAELSDLGITATDDKTLVVELVRPVPYFLSLMTFGTFYPLNEEYVASQGDKYATTSDAMIYNGPFVMKDWDGTGGWKYEKNEKYWDKDTVKLAEINVDVVKESATGVKLYEKGQKDRVLLSAEYAMQYAEDADLVDELETSMWYLKYNQKRNDKETPLANLEIRKALSKAFNKEELTDAVLANGSIPANFLVAENFTFDEDGKDYRTYSDSFNVYNVEEAKAHWEKGLAELGTDKLEIEFLGDDTENAKKQQEWFKSELERNLPGLTVKLKSVPFAVRLELDDNSDFDIVSAGWGPDFQDPISFMELFTTNSPQNKMNYSNPELDAIIESTKNELATDPVARWEAFAKAEKILLEDDSAIGPTYQRGRMALMKPYVKGLATHPFGGDYSYKWTYIEGK, from the coding sequence TTGAAAAATCCAAAGTTTATGTGGCTAATTAGCCTCATGCTTGTACTAAGCGTATTCCTAGCGGCGTGCGGTGCTAAGGAAGAGGATACTAGTAAAGACACAGGTAAGGATAAAGACAAAGGAACTACAGAAGAAACTGGGGGAGACAACGAACAAGTCCTTAACTTGATCGAATCAGCAGAAATTCCATCTGTCGACTCATCTTTAGTTGAAGATGCCGTAGGCTTTAACGTTCTTAACAACGTTATGGAAGGTCTCTATCGATTAGATGAAAACAGTCTTCCAGTACCAGCGATGGCTGAAAGTGAAGCCGAAATTAGTGAAGACGGATTGACATATACATTTAAACTACGTGATGCAGAGTGGTCAAATGGTACACCGGTAACTGCACATGACTTCGTTTATGCATGGCAACGTGCAATCGATCCTGCTACAGCTTCACCTTATGGTCCTTATATGATGGACGGTATGGTAAAAGGTGCAACAGAAATCGGTAAAAAAGAAGCAGAACTTTCAGATCTAGGAATTACAGCGACAGACGACAAGACACTTGTTGTTGAGCTTGTTCGCCCGGTTCCATACTTCTTATCGCTTATGACTTTCGGAACATTCTATCCACTTAATGAAGAATACGTTGCATCACAAGGTGACAAATATGCAACTACTTCAGACGCTATGATTTACAACGGTCCATTCGTAATGAAAGATTGGGACGGTACAGGCGGCTGGAAATATGAGAAAAACGAAAAATATTGGGATAAAGATACTGTAAAACTTGCAGAAATTAACGTTGACGTTGTTAAAGAATCTGCAACTGGCGTAAAACTATATGAAAAAGGTCAAAAAGACCGTGTATTACTTTCTGCAGAATATGCAATGCAATATGCTGAAGACGCAGATCTTGTAGACGAACTTGAAACAAGCATGTGGTACTTGAAATACAACCAAAAACGTAATGATAAAGAAACACCACTAGCAAATCTTGAAATTCGTAAAGCACTTAGTAAAGCATTCAACAAAGAAGAACTTACTGATGCAGTTCTTGCAAACGGATCTATTCCAGCTAACTTCTTAGTTGCAGAAAACTTCACATTCGATGAAGACGGAAAAGACTACCGTACGTATAGTGACTCATTTAACGTGTATAACGTTGAAGAAGCAAAAGCGCATTGGGAAAAAGGTTTAGCAGAACTCGGTACTGACAAATTAGAAATTGAGTTTCTAGGTGACGATACTGAAAATGCTAAGAAACAACAAGAGTGGTTCAAATCTGAACTTGAAAGAAACCTTCCAGGCCTAACAGTTAAACTGAAAAGCGTTCCTTTCGCTGTTCGACTTGAACTTGACGATAACAGCGACTTCGACATCGTATCAGCTGGTTGGGGACCTGACTTCCAAGATCCAATTTCGTTCATGGAATTGTTCACAACTAATAGCCCACAAAACAAAATGAATTATTCTAACCCAGAACTCGACGCAATTATCGAGTCTACGAAAAACGAACTTGCAACTGATCCTGTAGCTCGTTGGGAAGCTTTTGCAAAAGCTGAGAAAATTCTTCTTGAAGATGACTCTGCAATCGGGCCAACTTACCAACGCGGTAGAATGGCACTAATGAAACCTTATGTTAAAGGGCTTGCTACACACCCATTCGGCGGAGACTATAGCTATAAATGGACTTACATCGAAGGTAAATAA
- a CDS encoding DUF3899 domain-containing protein produces MKKTILNFLIAHLIILLIMFLHYKQFSILSYINSSFIVGGTVTFIGLIYYVFSTGFFDFFTVSMRKVFTPKRRMEDVMSMRKPSEVFSRPFSSLLGSGALVLAMTAIALTIFYL; encoded by the coding sequence ATGAAGAAAACAATACTGAATTTTTTGATTGCTCATTTAATTATATTACTAATAATGTTTTTGCATTATAAACAATTTTCAATATTGTCGTATATTAATTCTTCTTTTATTGTGGGTGGCACAGTTACATTTATCGGTTTAATCTATTATGTATTTTCAACCGGTTTCTTTGATTTTTTCACTGTAAGTATGCGCAAAGTGTTTACGCCTAAACGGCGAATGGAGGATGTCATGTCGATGCGAAAGCCATCGGAAGTTTTTTCTAGGCCTTTTTCATCACTTTTAGGTAGTGGTGCACTTGTGTTAGCAATGACAGCTATTGCCCTCACGATTTTTTACTTATGA